A segment of the Streptomyces sp. L2 genome:
CACCGTCATCGCCAGCCGCGGTATCAGCGCCCGCGACTACGAGACCTACAACCCCAACTACGTCGGTGGGGACATCAATGGCGGGGCCGTGTCCCTGAAGCAGAGCGTGCTCGGCCCAGCCCCCCGTGTGAATCCCTACCGCACGCCGCTCCGCGGCGTGTACCTGTGCTCCGCATCCGCACCGCCAGGACCTGGCGTGCACGGGATGTCCGGTTACCTGGCCGCCCGTTCCGCGCTGAGGCACGAATTCGGCATTCACACAACACCAAGCCTCGCTCCCAACGAGACCGCCCGCACCGGTCCATGAGGTGACGGGAACGACAGAGCGCCGAGGTCCCTCGTGCACAGCCTGCGCGGCCTGGCTACGTCGCTTTCCTGGCTCAGGCGCCGCACGACCGCGGACCGGAAACTTGTTAATGTGCGAGCCATGACAGCTGATGAACATGAAAAGCCTGGCACAGAGCAGGAGTTAGCGGCATCTCCTTGGAGCTGGGGAAACCTGGGCCCGGTCGGCGGCTTCCTCTTGATGCTGTCTGGACTCGGTCTGCTCCTCTGGGGGTTTCTGGGCCGGTCCAGCTCCAGCCCTTCACTGATCTACCAGGCCGCGAAGGTCGTGGCGATCGGCCTGGTGATCACCGGTACCACTCTGGTGGCGCGACGACGCGACTCGTCACGGCGCCCCAACGCAGAGACAAGCCCCGACGCAGAGACACAGCGTGGTTCACGGTCGTGAACGTTCCCCTTGATCGTGGATCGACGACTACTTCGCCCCCCTCGACCACGAATGGGCAACGGGACGCACCACCCGCGGGCAGGTGACCGCCCTTGTGCAGCCTGATCCTTGGTCGGGCTGCTGGCCGAGCAGAGCTGGTCGAGGTCCTGGCCTTGCAGCACCGCGTTGCCCAGCGCACGGGCTGATGCATCAGGCGTTTCATGCTACGCCGAAGCCGCGTAGCGCAGACAAGCCGCAGGAAGCGCTGATGCCCTCGCCACGGCGACCGGCCAGAGCATCGGCCTGATTAGCAGTGCCAGCCCGGTACATGGAGCCTTCGATGTCTACCGGCGCTGTCGGTGCGGTTCAGTAGGCGTAGCCGCCGCTGCGATCTTGGGGCTACAGTTCTGCTGGGTAGGAACCGAGCTGCCCAGATCGTTCCCGTGCGCAGCCGTCGGCGGGTGTCAGGCGCAGGGTGCGGACGGCGAACGTGCCCGCGGTGCGGCGGGGAAGGCCAGCTCTACGCGTCGCTCTGGATCGGCGACGCCCGCGAGTTCGTCTTCGGGTAGCAGCCGCAGGGTCAGCACGGCGGGACCGCCGGCTCCGCCCAAACTGTCCTGCCCCAGCGCAGTTCGTAGTAGCCCCAGCGGTGTGAAAGGGCATCGACCAGGACAAGGCCGCGTCCCGTCTCATCGCCGTCTGCGACCAGGTCCATTTTCGGCAGGGCGTGGGATTTGTCGGTGACGCCGATCCGTACGAGATCGTCCGTGACACGCCGGACGGACACCCGGACCAGACGGCACGAGGTGTGGCGGACCGCGTTGCCCACCAGCTCGGAGACGATCAGCGTCCCCGCTTCCGCCAACTCGGCTATGCCCCAGGTGTTCAGCGCGACCGAGACAACGCCCCGGGCACGACTGGCCGTCTCGGGCTCACAGGGGAGGGTTTCGGTGTAGCCGGGCGGTCCGACTGTGGGTCTGGTCGTGACGCTCACGGGGTCGTCTCCTCGGGGCTGGGATGTCCCGCTCGCAAGGGGGGATACGCGAGCCGGACTCTCCTGCGCTGCCGCCGAGGGCAAGCCTGGACCTGCCCGGCGACGCCAACGCCCGTACGGAGAGCCGGAGTTTCGGCTCAACAGCATTGCGGGGAATTGCGCGACGTCATCCGAGGGCGATGATGGCCGACTCGATCAAGGCGCGGGCGGCGTTGCCGTGAACGGCCAGCTTCGTCAGCTCCCCGAACGCCTTGCGGTAGTCGACGAGTTCGCGCGGCTGCACCACGTTGACCTCAGCCGTGAGGGTCTCCACGACACTGCGTGCGCCGTCATGGAGGTAGAACGCCTCCAGCGGCCACATGGTCCTTTGCGCGGTGAAGGGGATGATGCCCAGGGAGACGGAGGGCGGCGGCATCACGGTCAGCAGATGCCTGAGCTGTCCGGCCATCGTCTCGGCGTCGCCGACGCGGTAGCGCAGGACGCACTCCTCCATGAGCACGACGAACCGGTGTCCGCCCTCATACAGGAACCGGCTCCGGGCGACGCGGGCCGCGACGGCCTCGGAGACGTCGTTGAGGGTGCCCTGGAAGTCGGTGATGGCCTCCACCAGGGCCGTGGCGTAAGCGGGGGTCTGGAAGAAACCAGGCACGACGTTGGACACGTACGCGCGGGTGACGCCGCGGTGCGCGTAGCGGTCGTTGATAAGCCCAGCGGAAGAAGCCCAAGAAGTAGGCTCCCGACCCGCTCCGCTCATGCATCGCTCATGCAAGCCACCTCGCGGCACCAGAACCGACGCGGCAGGCCCCCGAGCAGCGCAAAAGGCCAGGCCACTGGCTATGTGGCCTGGCCTTTTACAGAGCCGTTCGCAGAAACTATCCGCTTACGGCGCGTCAATTGGTCCCCGCGCACCACCACGCCGGCCATGACATAGCCCGTCCGGTTCACCCGGTTACCGTCAGCCGACCGCCGTAATGTGCCCGTCTGTCTCCCTCAGCTTGCCACGACGGTGCAGTGCATCGATGTCGGAGTCCAGGAAGCCGCGGATGTCCCTGCCCATGCGGCGCCAGCCAAAGAACTCGCCTGCATGCCGGACCAGTTCGTCCCGCGACATGCTCGGGCACTCTGCAGCAAGTTCGTACAGCGCCAACTGCCGCTCAGCCGGAGCGATATGCGCGGCTTTGCGAGGGGTGTCGCCGTCACCTGGAACGCGGGCGTCCAGCTCATTCCTGCCTGCCACGTCCAAGAAGTCACCATCGACGGCGACCTGCCCCGAGCCGACGAGACCGCGCACCACTTCCTGCACGTTGTCGCGAATCCGGTTGCCGGCCCGAGCCACGCCCCACGCCTCCCGGGCCCGCTGCACCAACAACTCCTCGTGAATGGGTCCTTCGATCCCAATGACCCTGGTAACGAACTTGCGCAGCGCGGGCCGGGCCTCCAGAGTGTGCAGTTCGTACGGTGACGACACGGTCATTTCGCTTGTCTCGTACTGCGAGCTCCACGGCCGGTCGGGCTCGGTGTCGACCAGAACGCGCACGTGATCCGCTGTAGCGATCGGAGGCACGTAGGTTGCCGGTTCCGGGGCACCGGGCGCGGCCGAGACGGCGGAGGGCGGGACCACCGCCCTGGTGCCCGGTGTACCTGCCACTTCGTCGTCCCCTGCGGGCACAGCCGGACGCGTCCTTGTATCCATCGGGGCTGTATCCGACATCGGTCCCCGCTCGACCGCCAACTCGACCGCCTCACGCAGCCTCAGCTCAGCGGCGGCCCTGCCGCGATACCAGTCGGTTCCCCAGATGCGATGCAGCCGCCAGCCCAGCCCGGCGAGAACCTCCTCCCGCAGCCGGTCGCGGTCCCTTGCCGTCCTGGATGAGTGGTACATAGCGCCGTCACACTCGATGCCGAGCGCGTAGGCGCCGGGGAACTGCGGATGGCGCACGCCGACGTCGATGCGGTATCCGGCAACGCCGACTTGCGGCTGCACCCGGTAGCCCCAGTCACGCAGCACCTGCAGGACCGACTCCTCGAAAGGGCTGTCCGGATCGGCGTCGGCCTGGGTCACGTCCTGCGCAAGGACGGCGTGACCGTTCTCGACGTACTCCAGGTACCGCTTGAGGTGCTGCACGCTTTCGTTCGCGCTGTCGGCCAAGCCGCTGCCCCGGAAGGATGCGACAACCTCCATGCGGAAACGTGCCCGGGTGACAGCGACGTTGAGGCGCCGCCAGCCGCCTCCCTTGTTGATCGGCCCGAAGTTCGTGCCGAACTTGCCATGCTCGTCGGGACCGTAGCCAATCGACATGATCATGACGTCGCGCTCGTCGCCCTGGACGGATTCGAGGTTCTTGACGAAGAACCCGTCCAGTCGATCCTCAGTGAAGCAGTCGTCCAGGTCAGGACGGGCCAGACGGGCCTGCTGAACGGCCTGGTCGATGGCCGCTGCCTGTGCTTGAGAGAGGGCGACGACCCCCAAGGTGCGGCTGGGTCGGGTATCGAAGTGATGGATGACCCGCCGGGCGACAAACTCCGCCTCCACGCGGTTGTCCCGTCGACCGCCGCGGTCGTACACGCCCTGTGCGGAGAAGAATTCAACACCGATGTCGTTGCCGTGATCCAACGCTCCGGGGAAGGTCACCAGGGAGTTGCCGTAGAAGGATCTGTTGCTGAACGTAATCAGGTCCTCGTGACGGCTTCGGTAGTGCCAGCCCAGCGAAAGCTCTCGTAGGGCACCCGCCTTGCAGACATGGAGCAGCGACTCGAAGGTGTCGGGGATGTCCTCGTCATACTCGTCGGAGTCATCCTCGACTGCCGCATCGAAGAAGGACGTGGGCGGAAGCTGCTTCTCGTCACCCGCCACGATCAGGGAACCCGCCCTGTACACGCAGTTGACGGCGTCGGCAGGGCGGACCTGCG
Coding sequences within it:
- a CDS encoding ATP-binding protein — its product is MSVTTRPTVGPPGYTETLPCEPETASRARGVVSVALNTWGIAELAEAGTLIVSELVGNAVRHTSCRLVRVSVRRVTDDLVRIGVTDKSHALPKMDLVADGDETGRGLVLVDALSHRWGYYELRWGRTVWAEPAVPPC
- a CDS encoding DUF3320 domain-containing protein encodes the protein MATADGGLTDDPSGSLAQLAELFGMPKPATAQAAFGLLELADLASVAKRPPAGWLDEEGLREAHRAAGELRDAFAARGAARGAAEDVFGEQVLAAEGLPTLVERFSEQHRGAFSRLSGQYRDDRAEVAALTRNGAWDKTLPQRLKDALAWQNAASELSRLIAHHDEALGGYVPHDEDELPTMDTVLAVADRVAELTRGCTDRDFLAARLADGAEPDPLPGLLARRIRGALSGWCVAAARRAERWSESSAALHDLFEERRRVQLSLALFNTFDQAQQAVDDLRADPRGPEEWQAYRSGLDVLARHGIDEIVPRAVERGVLPERLTAAVEQAVLKCWADDLLATDTRLAVTRSADLDVRVADFQEVDRGLVSAASGAVVEECNKRRPRRFSGGAAAVIKRQAELKRRHMPVRELLGRTREVVRLIKPCFMMSPLTVSQFLPADYHFDVVIFDEASQVRPADAVNCVYRAGSLIVAGDEKQLPPTSFFDAAVEDDSDEYDEDIPDTFESLLHVCKAGALRELSLGWHYRSRHEDLITFSNRSFYGNSLVTFPGALDHGNDIGVEFFSAQGVYDRGGRRDNRVEAEFVARRVIHHFDTRPSRTLGVVALSQAQAAAIDQAVQQARLARPDLDDCFTEDRLDGFFVKNLESVQGDERDVMIMSIGYGPDEHGKFGTNFGPINKGGGWRRLNVAVTRARFRMEVVASFRGSGLADSANESVQHLKRYLEYVENGHAVLAQDVTQADADPDSPFEESVLQVLRDWGYRVQPQVGVAGYRIDVGVRHPQFPGAYALGIECDGAMYHSSRTARDRDRLREEVLAGLGWRLHRIWGTDWYRGRAAAELRLREAVELAVERGPMSDTAPMDTRTRPAVPAGDDEVAGTPGTRAVVPPSAVSAAPGAPEPATYVPPIATADHVRVLVDTEPDRPWSSQYETSEMTVSSPYELHTLEARPALRKFVTRVIGIEGPIHEELLVQRAREAWGVARAGNRIRDNVQEVVRGLVGSGQVAVDGDFLDVAGRNELDARVPGDGDTPRKAAHIAPAERQLALYELAAECPSMSRDELVRHAGEFFGWRRMGRDIRGFLDSDIDALHRRGKLRETDGHITAVG